GATGTGTCTCAACCTGCCTACACTCTTTAATTCAGAGATGAAATGGTTGTGGAGTTGTTGAGAGGAATCGAGTCTCTTCACCGCAAGGAATAAgcaatgattattatgatcattcaGCGTGGCCTTGTACATGCGGCAACTCTTTCCAAAGCAGATCATATTGTGGTTGCTGAAATTGTTGGCGGCCTTGCGGATTTCCTCGAAACTCATTCGACAAACTGACTCTGGAATCTGCCAATGATCCATCAGTTTAGTATACTCGTCAACTTCAACCTGCAACTTAAGTTGAGTTTTATGCTATCATGAAACATGTTAGatatgtaacacgattttatattgtcaataaaataagtaaaaattatttagtttgataaCTGTAttgtttgcttgttttattacatgattattggaataatacaaatatttataaaatcatgaacacataaataattataattatagtgactaggtcacaatgaattacaattgtaattatatgttcaaaagaacgagtcctaagattaagtcagtgcattcGATTTTTACTGATCTGGTAATTTACGATATGATATctttacacattcggggtgtgatatcttatccaaggcattgatcaagtagataagatcgaatgtattttgttacattggtcTAGACCGATATTGATTTATTGATAaaataagtaagtatcgttattatctaatctaatcatatcacaacgttgaccatatgtcaattcattCGTAATTATGAGTTattaatattctactaattgtattattcaagtcttttgatttgttcgttaccagcttaccctacggtctagctcatacttacatattgaagatttagtagtataattgagtgagtaTTTACCATAGCATGAAATCTATAGTTTCTctttaagaagtgaaacaatgatttccttatagtttggttcaagtgttaaatgatatagagtactcatttttgtaattaagtttaatgaaatatcatttacaaagaacttagtgggagttaatgataaaatacCAACGAGGGGTAAAACGTTAATTTGCACATGTGTCACTAatagatcatctatagatgattgaatgacggttattgttataacaatagataacgtatttacatttggtataaaacgttctatgaattcaagagtgcaattctgagtctatagtggagtcacgagcaattaataagatagtgagattatttgttataaataaactcatagtaacttattggagcttgaattcatggaTATATGGTCCtgtgtcatctcttatcaaaatgaacctagaagttttgaataattaataatattaaattatttattgatattttgtgagaaaggAAATAGAAAAAACTTTGaggattttattgcaaagtctccaaaagagagtattatagtcaagtgagacaattttgttaatattgattgatttatattaatattgataaaatgaattaaataatagtcaaaattataatttgttaattttgaCAGTATTTAATTGATTATaatgattaaataattaaaaataaaatgggaaattaaaacctattttatgtcctagctaattgcctatatgTTGGATTTGCTCTCTACTCCATGTATTGGATCTTTGCTGCCCAATCAATCCAGTGTAACTTATGTAAGAAACTTCATCCTCCAACCGATGTATTTTGTTCAATAATCTAAGAATAACATCATCACATCGGGGACATATAGAGGGGTCTACCCATTCAAAAAACCCACAACCACCAGCATTCTTATTATGCaaaaacaaaaagagaaagaaaagggaTGATTACCTAACCCAGAAATTCGCCTAactcaaaaaattataaaaacgaAATATAGATTCATACCCAAAACGTATGGCAAGTGAGAAACCTTCTTCCAGGATTTCTCGAGGTCTGCTATGTCTTCATCACTACCAACTCCGGTGATCGGCAAAGACACTTTCGATGTTCCATCGCTTCCCTTCAGTTTCTTTACACGCCctaattcttcttcttcttcttcaacctcTGAAGTTTGTGTGCACTAGTTTTCTCCTTCAACAGTTCGACCATTTTCTTTTGAATAGTCCTCTCTTTTACATTTTTAGGTTTAGCAGTAGTTTAGATTTTTctagttgtaaatattatttatgttttaattggcttttattttatgagaaattaaaataaatggttaattaattaattagttaaaaggaaaataataaatttattttttgaatttgtGATGTGGCACTCTTTTGCATGACATGTCCCAATTAATTTTTACCACATTAGCGCCAAGGCTAGACTTAACGTCCAAGTACTAACAGATGCAAAAAATCTTTAACGGAATGTAGTTTTACCATTAAAAAATAGCTTAAGTATTTAAGTGCACGAATTAAAACAACTTGAATATTTTAGTCGACAATATCCCTTAATATTATAAGAAATTCTTAGAAGTTTACTAGCTAGTTTTTCGAGAAGAAAGATGACTCTTATTATTacttggaaataaatatatatgtattattttttGAATTGATATATTACAAGTCAAAACAAGAAAtgcttttataattttaatcttcATCTTGAGTGGGTAATCCTTACGGAGAACTAAtttatttaacaaataaattttaaattaaaattttaaaataaaaatcctaaattatatataaattaaaatataagaaATTTACATCTCCAATCTCTTCTCTCTCTATCCAACCAACttatacttttattattttttaggttttttttttctttttttaaaagtTGCTCTCTTTCCTTATTCTCCTTAACTTCAAAAATCTTTTATAGTCACACCGCTAGTCAGTTGGGCTTAAGAGTGTTACAATTGCGACCTACTCTTCaaggtgatcattttgatatgtggaaATCATATGTTTTTTCGCACAACAAGAAAAAGAagacttttacttcggtttttaagttggatttacttcggttttcgctaaaattcgaaaccgcagtagttcggagggaagtaaaaagtagttaaaaaccgaagtgaaaaataggctttctacttcagttattatgtaaaaagcgaagtagaaagtggggattctacttcggtttttacataataaccgaagtagaaagtggggtacgcttccttggtgggcactttctacttcggttattatgtaaaaaccgaagtagaatcaccactttctactttggtttttacataataaccgaagtagaaagcctcccttttttaataattatttctaattatttttaaatggctcaattcttttttttttttttttgccctaattttttttaaatagtctaattatatgaatttatagttatatatatttttacaattgaaattggtttattttcatttaatttataacagaaataaaaatcacaaaatttatacacttagaattaaaattcttataaaataaaatatttatacattcacataattgttaaaTAGAATAacataatcattcatatatacattcacataattgtaattaagtaaaatagcctaaacatttatatatgcattcacataaaactaaatgtatgtataaacaaaatagccTTACTAATAAATTGAAATCATCAAtcggcttaactattcttgttggattggcaagatgtcctcccgACCCTTGGCGAAAATTTGGAtactagtaactttgtcatttaattcattctacgaaacaaacgaatgatagattaaattagtaacttgtaacaacacttaaaaaaaattcctactttgctttaaaacacttacaactttttcttcaatttttttgtccaaattatattcgacaagagtcttcttcgtttctcgcgctcttatccaaatttcatatccctctacatcttccactcctagttcttttttctaggacatccaacataattgaagtttaattattaaattttcctaagtctaacaaaaattcagcagcataacaactgcattttaacatctccaaaatttttaaaaacttgtaaataacacacaaaatatctcgacatagtgtgcgaattgaaaaaggaaaacaattaataaaatctatataaaattggcagagtttcttttgtttttgtagcatatcccaattttataattatatataaattcaacacaaacaaatacaaaattaacacacataattccatccttatatcaccgccaacaacaaatttcccagaacatacttcactaaagtaaaacatgcatgatttaactctaattttataaataaatattgcaatagtaataaataaaatttaaagattactcacctccaatattactcttgaagtcatccaaaatcaataccaaattggcaactaaatcaacaaccctactaaaaagcttaaacaaaaacaaataaaaatcaattacataattaattaaactagttacataatcatcaaacaacatatcaagctagctagttatagaaaataaaaaacaaatgtcactaataattcaaacatttcatgttctaacattggcaacaatATTACCTACTGAAGCTATGTTTAtaaatttaaatagcaagtcacaacaatttttaaattttactaatatatataattaataacattatataaaataacaaaataaataaaaaaaatataacacaaatatactaaaaaataagtattaaattcggaataatataaaaaaaaaattaacacaaacaaagttttaaggtaacaaaccttctttgatgttcaaaataacctctaaatcaatattattagcaactctaaaacctatatataataaatacattatatctataagaaaaaaaaatctgaaaataatatagaaaaaaaaatcatacaaacaaagatttagtgattcataccttttttgaagctcaagaacacattttaatgtaagaaaaccagtcaaaacccaataacaatacccattttcgGACCCTAAAAATACCCAATCTTTATTCtctccctcaaaaataaaaatgaaactagtatttctgtttttaagtaagaaaaagggtttcaaatggtaaaaagAACATAAAAAATGTTATATTTAGTAAAACTCTCGTGGGAGTACGACAACAATTGAGGTTTTATGGGTTTGGCGTTTGGAATTTTTGCTTCAGAGAGACGAATAAGGCGagagctatatattaagggtattaaaactcttttacttcggttcttatataaaaaccgaagtagaaagtaccctttttacttcggtttttatataagaaccgaagtagaaagtactatttctactttggtttttatataagaatcgaagtaaaagccttcagggccgcgtttggtttgctccacttttcacttcggttttttcataaaaaccgaagtgaaaagccccaatatagtgtgcaaaccaaacatggcCTTTGCTcattttctattttaattttgtttttttaagaaaccgaagtaATAGCCTATTTTTATGTTCTACTGTTCCCAAAAGTGAAGTAAAAACTCattgaaaggcttttacttcagtttttttatattctatgtataaaaaacaaagtaaaagcctatatttctagtagtgtaaAAGCCTTCGCCATAGAAGATAACCAGAACAAAAAGCAACATTTTAGTctctttttatattttgttaactaaaaagtaactaaattttaagcttacacaaaatttaatataccaaaaagtgtattcttattttacatttaaaatttaCCCATATCTAAacattttaagtaatttttttaaaataatttttttaggatattgtttgataacttttaaatagaacataaaaatattatttttggtaACTCGCTAAGTTCGTTGATTGCTTTAAATTTGTGGCATACCCAAAAATTTAGTCACATATCAAAATGTAACCAATTGgtatcttaaatgattttaaaagcaaCTTAAATGTAGCTTTTAAATGTAACTACGCAGTATACTAAATATATAGTATCATTTTTTTAATAAGCTATTCATGTTAACTTGGAATAATAAGAGTAACTTTTTATACTATATTATAACTAATTCGTTCCTAAAATAGACTTGAAGGTaacgtaaaagtatcttaaataataagatatgtaaattacatgagtgactaaaatcatttaaattttcatttaaaagttaccGTATAGTAtactaaatttatttttatattcatATACTATATGGTaatttattatactatataacaactcattagtttctaaaataaaCTTGAAGGTCACCAAAATATATCTCaaataataagataccataatataacctaaaaataactaattgatatattaagatgtttacaaataagttttggaggtaaTAAACAAAATGTACAACCAAAATGTAActttttacaataaaaaaaacaaaacaaatattgGGAAGTgggatttcttttttttttttctttctttcaaaaTCTAGTATGTTATGCTAATGTGGCTCTGATATTTGTGTAAAAAAATTGGTTGAAGGTAATTTCGTAAATATTTTAGATTCTATGTATATAAATGTAAAAATCCCttttaaaatattgcacaatattttgatttcaaatACGAAATATTAtcccaaataaaatttaaaatattaaaaaaattactaatatactacaataacacataaaaaaaaatataaaatacgtataaaatattacaaaaatatataaaatcttaAACGGGCCTCGTCGAGGTGGGGATGGTGGAGCCCGTTTAGTACGATGGATTGGACTAGAGAAAGGAATAAACTAAAGTAGAAAGGATTAGttgaatttatttatatgtttggtaCTAGACTCGATCAGACtacttttttaaaataaaaattataaaaaaatgaattataaaattaacataataaaaatattgatatttaaaaaaaacaatttcatttaaaataaataatttttactgtagaagtgatttcctacaattgattagacgggcaccagcaacctgtcaagaacaaagagaaagagacgagagttcaattgaGAGCACCAGTgaggtgtcagccaaagggactccgacgctcaagttaGTCGGGTTGTAATGAAAGCTAATTGAAAACAATAAAATTATGATATAAATAATGAAATAACGATGGATGGATGAGTAGTAGAATGGTTAGAGTGACGATGGCGATGACGGAGGGGTCGAGCGATGGGGTCAAGTCCAATTAGACTAACTGACTTGTCTTGCTTGACTGGATCGCTCAGAAAAAGAGTAGCCTTCGTTTCAATTAGAGAGTAAAGAGAGTCAAGTGATTATCCGATCCCCCATTCTCAACCATTGATGGTCTTATTTATTGTCCTCCTTTTCGTTCCGTTCTCCTCTGTCTTTTTGATTCATttgactcgctccaagtggtttCTTTCCGAAATTCTCGACGAATGTGGTTGGCGCCTTGATtgtttcaaggtccctggctGACTGAGCGTATCCAGGTTCTGGTTGGGGTTCGGGTATGATTTTGGGCGTTTGGATGGCACATTGTATATGCGAGTCTATTTACATGGGTTTGGGCCTTATTGGCTAATTAGGATAGCTTATTGAGCTGACTGACTGTTTGTTTGACTTTTTTTTATCAAGCAGACAGATTTTGTCTACTACATTTACTAAAATACTTAAACGGTCACTTGGCAAgatagttttttttaaattattttgcaTTTTACCTTAAtctagatattttttttttgtaaaataccTTTCGATActttagacaactggtcgaaaAATATAAACAATTGGTTGAAATTTTTAGAGAGGAGATCGAATTTTTAGATAGAGGGTATTTTATAAAGAAttataaaaactaaaataaagtacaaaataatttttaaaaaattggaCATTtgtcaattaattatttaaaataaatatattaatattttaaaattaattattaaaaatattatatataaattaaaaaaagaataaaatataatgaaatgTTTACAGAAAAAACTCAatgtttaaatataaaaaatagagtACAACTTAAGTTGGGTTATATATGCAATGTGCATTGTTTTCAATAAATCTAGTTCACTTTTTTGTACCAAAAGTGAAATTAAGATATATTATCGCAATTTTAATTCTTATCCCCCTAACATATAAGGCCCAAAGGATTTAAAATTATTCTAGTCTAGCCTCCTTCGTCATTTATTAGACGGGATTTCCCGCCCCATCGGTGGTCCTCGTGGGAAAAATATGCCTACCTTACAAGACTCACAAGATCCAAATCTATATTTATTTCCCTAAAAGAATTCTATGTGCAAAGCATATGACGTTGACTTCGAAATTTTAAGTCTGATTTCCAATTAACATTCGCACTGTGTAATTCTTATCTGTAGAATATCCTTGTAGCTGTAGGTAGACGATCAGAAATGAAAACATTTAcaataataattttaaacattGACAAATTAATAAGATAGAAGAAACATAAATGAAAGAAAATGATATAGTACTATAAAATTAGAGACTAATTATGTATAATAAGAAACTAATATGCAAGGCCAGGCCAGACCAAGGTGGAATGAATTAAGCAAAGCACCCTGTCCCTGATGTTCACGCCACGGGCTCAAGCAAATTACAATAATAGTGAACTGTAAATCTATAATCAGATGATGATGGTGATTACAAACAACTTGAAGGCTGGATCATCCCAGAAGCGGTTCCGGCGGCGTGGCTACAAGAAGCTTGTGCAGTAGTAATCCGATTGTTATTGTTGAAAGTAAGCTTCACATCCTGCAACTGGATTCTGCTACATGGATTTACAGCGCTGCAATCGAACTTCACCGCCACCTCCGTCGCTGAGGTCCCGTGAATGTCTTGGTACGTCACATCGCTCACTTTCACCCCCGACACCTTCCCCGGGCACCCGTCGTTTCTCGGGCAGTAATTCTGGTCGATCACGATTGGATTCTGAACGTTCACCATCGCCACATGCTGGAACACAATCTTCCTCGCGAACCCGCTGCTCTCCCTCCCCCACGACTTTATCCTCACCCCGTTTTGGGTCCCCCTAAACGTCACCGTTCTCACCGTCACGTTCTGGACGCCGGCCTCCGTGGCGTCCTTTCCCAGGCTCCCTATGCTGATTCCGTGGCCGGGTCCACACGTCACGCTCTCGATCCAAAGGTTGGCGGTGCCGGGGCCTATGGATACGCAGTCGTCTCCTGTTCCGATCTTGGTGTTGAGGATTGTGACGCCGGTGGAGAGCTGAACGTGGATGCCATCGGTGTTGGGGCTGTTTCCGGGGGCCGTGATCTTGACGCCTTGTAGTTTAACGTTGTTGCAACCGTTGATGACGATGTGGAACATCTGGCTGTTAAGGGAAGTTACTCCTAAGACTTTTACGTTGTTTGAGTTGGAAAATCCCAGCGTCTGTAACAGTATACATTAGTTATTAGTTCATTATTATAATGAAGTGAAAAAGTCAAATATATGTATAATAGAGTAGTGTGAGACAGTCGTACCGTGGCTCCGGGGGGGCAATTAGTCTTGGGTGAGTTCTTGCAGTTCCAGAGAGAAGTGCCTTGACCGTCAAGGATTCCGCCAGAAATGGTAACCCCATTGACATACTGAAAGAGGATCCAATTAGCAGCGTTGCCAATGAGCCGGTAGTCAGTTGGTGCGACCAGTGTTCCTGCAATGCGGAAGGTGATAGCCTTGTTCTTGCATTGCCCACTGAACACCACATTCTTCAGCAAGAACCTCCCTGGGGGCACGTATACCACCGCCGGATTGGTGGAACTACAGGCTTTGCCCCATGCTGCCAGGAACGCCTTGCTGGACTCTGTCTTCCCGTCGCCTTTGCCTCCTAAACTCACCACGTTGTATGTCGACACCACTACTGGTGCTGCTGCGGCTGCTCTGCTTCCTAACAGCAAGGCCACCGCACACactacaacaacagcaacaaccAATTCTAAGGATCTTCCCATctgattattataataaaaaagttaCGGAGATAATTGTGTCTAATTATTATGTATGTGAATGAGATTGGAAGagggtatttatatatataaagagaagAGAGATTGAGTAGTAGTTTTGAAGAAGTTGAAGGGTTTTGAGGCTGTATTTATAGACACTTCATATTGATGatgtatttatacatatataaaaaaaaaattgttttggttatatatatatggatagaATGATTCTATATCGAAAGATGTGATTCTTTTAGTTCCTTATTAGAAAAACTTTGCCTAGCTCCTTTTAGCTTAATTTGCGGTAAttcttttttaataataataccAATTTGAATGCCATCTGGGGATTACAACTACTTGTCCACAAAGAAAGGTTACAATTGTATAAAGTATGTGTGTATACAGTACAACTactcaaaagaaaagaaaagaaaagaaaagaaaagtgtatcttagggaaatttcactatttatgcTTAATAATCtctattattacaaaaaaaaatagtacCACTATTTCCACTTCATTTTGATGCTAAACATTTCTCATCTACCCAAAAATATTCCTTTCATTatatcaagaacaccaaaactcTCTCCTCCTCTCTCTTTCTATTTCTCTCTCACGAAACCCTCACCAACACCCGCGATGAGTGACAAATTTATTGCTGAAATTGTTGTTATTCATCTCTATTATCTTTATAAAGATCACAATATCAAAGACAACATTCATTTTGAGGGATTTTGGAGAAGAAAAATCATGGGTAAGAAGATTGTTCATTTTTTTATGTTTggtattgtttgttttttttttttgctatttcAAACAAATCTGAGCCTATATTAGTGTGTTTTTTGGGTTTGTTAGAGAGAATTCGCAATCTATGTTATTCTGGGTTTTCTATGTTTTCTGCAACATTTTTGCTCGATAGGAGCTTGATAGGGGCTCGATGATATGTAGAAGACTGTTGAGTTGTGAGCTGGATGCTGCTTGATAGTGGCTCGATCGATAAGTTTAGCATTTATTtctcgatagtgctcgatggtaACTCGATAGGGGTTTGATTGGACCCTAGGCTATGTGCTTTAATAGTTTCTCGATACGCGCTTGATGGGAGCTTGATAGGGGCTCAATAATAGACAGATGGTGTAGGTTCTGTTAAGATCTCAATGTTGCTCGATTGTGGCTCGATATATGGTGCTCGATAAGGGCATGATGAAATGTTGGTTAGGGTTATGTTCGGTTTAAAAACCTGTTGCTCGATGTAGGTTTGATTATAGCTCAATGGATTTCTTTTTTAAacctaaaaaaaaattacaatttttttaacaatttcttGGTTTTTTTTCATCACGGGTTCCGTTGTTTACAtatttgtatcctacaatggtgtttgggaaataGAATGGAtgaagtggattttcaaggatgcTCAATGCACGGTGATACCAATGGAGAATAACTTAACGTACTTGTaatttcttgacatattgcacaaggaacttcatgttgataaaaagatgtatgggttgaaataggaggttccttacacatgcggcAACCAATTGTTTACACatgttcatgttgaaagtgatcttggtgtccgtgcattcttaggagtaacaaCGAAATAAATGATTGCCTTGTGTGTCACTTCTATTAAGAAGATTGTCATTTCAGATCCATATTCCACTCTCAGTCCCAATGTTAATAAAGTTCGTATAGTAAGGTGGACACTTTTGTTCCAGAAAGAGATCTTGTAGGAGATCCTGTAGGTACTATTGGTGTTGATCCTGTGGGTACTGTTAGACCCGAGAGAGATCCTGTGGGAGGTCCTATTAGTGACTTGAGGGACAACCAATATGAATAtgacccctatgtgaatgatgatccaaTAGCTTAATTTTATGAGGGTTCGATGTACGATTTAGAGGCATATTATTGTGCAGAAGTGTTAATTGACAGGTATGATGATTTGCAAGTCGAACAAGTACAAAAACAGCCAATACGTCCTATTGTAAGGGCGAACCTACCAAGTTAAGGACTCCGGACACCTAGGACCAGCTCTAGTCGTCCTGGTGGAACAGAGGATAACATTACAGGGAAC
This genomic interval from Humulus lupulus chromosome 8, drHumLupu1.1, whole genome shotgun sequence contains the following:
- the LOC133795211 gene encoding polygalacturonase-like, which encodes MAATETMGIDPILNRALNEFTSAMLTLTAGRIHLGAIAEETKTSDQRHEEEFKAAKARYADQLAAVTAEKELEEKQKYLEKACESRDQYKESNRFNYKMGRSLELVVAVVVVCAVALLLGSRAAAAAPVVVSTYNVVSLGGKGDGKTESSKAFLAAWGKACSSTNPAVVYVPPGRFLLKNVVFSGQCKNKAITFRIAGTLVAPTDYRLIGNAANWILFQYVNGVTISGGILDGQGTSLWNCKNSPKTNCPPGATTLGFSNSNNVKVLGVTSLNSQMFHIVINGCNNVKLQGVKITAPGNSPNTDGIHVQLSTGVTILNTKIGTGDDCVSIGPGTANLWIESVTCGPGHGISIGSLGKDATEAGVQNVTVRTVTFRGTQNGVRIKSWGRESSGFARKIVFQHVAMVNVQNPIVIDQNYCPRNDGCPGKVSGVKVSDVTYQDIHGTSATEVAVKFDCSAVNPCSRIQLQDVKLTFNNNNRITTAQASCSHAAGTASGMIQPSSCL